In Clostridium thermosuccinogenes, the genomic stretch CTAAGGCAGAATCGAAGATCACCTCAAGATCATTTTCTCTTGCTGCGATGGTGGCAGAAGGATCATTCATCGCAATGGCATCCACTGCGCCGTTTTCAAGGGCAAGCGGCAGATCCGCGCTGGAGTAAACTACAAACTCCACCTCCGGGTTCTTGACGGTGACATTGACTCCGTTGTCGGCAAGCACACGCTTGGCATAAATATACGGACTTGCGGTATAGCTGGATACACCTACCTTTTTACCGATAAAGTCCTTCGGACTTTTGATGCCCGAGTCCTTTTTGACTAAGACCTTGTCGCAGCCAGTATGAAGCCCTGTGGTTATTTTGACGGGAAGTCCGTTGGAGAGAGGTTGTATCATGCTGGCAAGCAGCGAGAACCCGGCATCGATCTGTCCTGCCGTAACTGCATCAAACGTGGTTCCGGAAGCCAGTTTGATAAGCTCCACCTTCAAGCCTTCCTGCTCGAAAAATCCCTTTTCCACTGCCATATGCAAAGGTGCTTCGCACAAACTTCCACCCCATCCGATCTTTAAAACGAAATCCTGATCGGGGTCAGCCTTCTGCTGTCCGCTCGTCGATGACGTCGCCAGAGATTCCGTCGCCCCGGCTTGTTCTTTCGTGGATTCAGGAGTATTCGACGGAGTTTTTTGTGAGGAGCAGGCTGAGATAATAAAAGCCAACATTAATAAAGCCAAAATTGAAGATAAAATTCGTATGCTTTTTTTAGATATTTTCATAATATCCATCCTTTCCATTCATTTATTTTCAGCAAGCTGCAGTACATATCGCCTTAAACTCTAAAGTTGGGCTTTATGGAATCAACATATATGAGTTTTTATTGAAATCAGCGGCAAAACATCTTAAATCCCGCTTAAACCCATAGCAAATTCATATCCAAATCAATAAAAGTCCTTTAGCTGCAAATCAGTACAATGTCACAGGTAATATTGAATTTCTTCGTGTTTTCCTGCGTAGTCCAGAATTTTAAGTATCCTGGCGCGCAGCTGCAGGAAATCGGGCAGATCCCTTGCCCGCGGGCGTCCTATCCCCACCGTGATGATGCTCTCGATCCTTGCCGGCCGAGGTGACATTACAAAGATCCTATCGCTTAAGTAAATCGCTTCATCCACGTCATGGGTCACCATTACCGTGGTTGTCCCGCGTTCCTGCCATATCTTGATCAACTCGTCCTGCATATTCATACGGGTAAAGGCGTCAAGAGCTCCGAAAGGTTCATCGAGCAGGAGGACCTTGGGATGGTTCACCAATGCCCTGGCCAAAGCCGCCCTCTGTGCCATTCCACCAGAAAGCTGGTGCGGATAGGCCTTTTCAAAGCCTTCCAGGCCGACAAGGCGTATGAAATCATGCACTTCCTTTTTCTTCTCATGATAAATGTTGCGGATCTTTAATCCAAAAGCTATGTTGTCATACACGGTCAACCAAGGGAAAAGAGTCGGGTCCTGGAACACGAGTCCCCTTTCATAGCCAGCACCTGTGATGGGAACGCCGTCGATGAAAAATGAACCCTCATCCGGTGCGATAAGCCCTGCCAACAGCCTTAGAAATGTGGATTTTCCGCAGCCGGAAGGACCGATCAGCGAGACGAATTCTCCCGCCTTTATTTCTACGTTTACATTGTTCAGGGCGACGACGGTCTCACCATCCGGCCGGATGAATTCCTTTCTCAAATTTTCAGCCCGGATGTGGCCTGTTGCATGTTCTACCATTTGATGACCCCCTTCTGCCAACCCAGTACCCGGTCACGCACTTTAAACAAAAGGGTGACAATCAGGGAAAAGGTCAAGGCTATTACTATAAGTCCCGCATAGACGTTGGGGTAGGAGAGCATATCCTTTTGCCAGTTGATATACCAGCCTATTCCGAACTTCACACCCATCATTTCGGCCGTCATCAGGGTGATGAATGACGCACTCGTTCCGTTGAATATGCCTATGAAAATGCTGGGCATCGCTGCAGGCAGCGCAACTTTGAAGATTTTATGCCTCACTTTTGCCCCCAATGTGCTGGAAACTTCAAAATATGAGTTCTTAACATTCGATATGCCGGAGCTTGTCAGAACCGTTGTCGGGAACCATACGGCAAGGGAGATTAAGAAAGCGCTTGCGGCAAAGGAGGTGGGAAAGGTTACGAGGGCTATGGGAACCCACGCCGTTGACGGAATTGGACCTATGATTTTTATCAGAGGATTTACCCAATAGCTCCATTTTTTGCTCCAGCCCACCAGTATACCGGTCGTCATGCCTGCCAGGGCACCGATAGCATAGCCCGTCGCCAGGAGTCTCAGGGAATATCCCAGGCATTTCAGCATGAACAGCCCATCGTCTACAAAAACTTTTAATATGCGGTCGGGGCTGGGAAAGTAAATGGGCTGCAGCAGCATCAGCTTGAGTGTCGCGATGTTCAACAGGTTCAATAACAGCAGGAATGCTGCGATAAACCACGCCTTGTGGGCATATTTCTCCCGCACCTTCTTTACCCGCAGCGACAACACTGCGATGCCCAGTGTAACCGCAAGAATAGCGGTAAGCACTATTGTGAAATAAGGAAACGGCTTCAGTGTATATTTAGGGCTATTCGGGATAAGCAGATGGGCCAGCAGAGCGCAAACAGCACTTATGGACGGAACCAGGGTTCTAAAGTCAAATGCTGCTTGGCTCCTTCTCTCCATATGCTTATCCGAGTGCTCAACCGGCTTATTTGATTGCTCTGTTATCTCATATATCCTATCAACATTTTGCACAGTAACACCTCCTCCATATTACACTGCATCCGGATTTTTTATATAGGTAAACGGATCCTTTTGATACCATTCCTTCTTAAAGGGAAGTCTGGTATATTGAGAAAGCTTTTTGTTAAATTGATAGTTCCTTACAACCATATTCAGACGCCTTGCCACTTCATAAACGCCCGAATAGCCCATATAATTGTAGCTTGGCCCGAAGAGCGGCAGTATTGGAATACCGTGCTTCGCAGCTATGTTGTTTCCGCCCACATGGGCAATCAGCACATCCGGCTTCAATCGGTTCAAAAGGTTTGACTGTTCAAACGGCTGGTTGGTAGCGACATCGATGAGTACATCATCTATATTTTCAAGAGCATCAAAGATAGGCTCGATAAACTGGTCAAAGTGGTGAGCCTTAAAGCCAATCACTTTCATTCCAAGATCCTGCAAAATTTCAGCGGTGGCGATGATCCGGACCTCACCCCCCGCAAGGAATGCACTTTTGCCTGAAAGGGTTCTGCGAAAAGGCTCCAGGCTTTCGTCCAGCAGCTTGTTCTCCAACTCGATAAGCCGTCTTGCTTCCTCCTCAAAGCCAAAATGTTCAGCAATCTTTAGTATCCAGCGGTCGGTGTTTTTTCTTCCGATGGGTATGGTATCCACCAGAAAAGGAATGTTATATTTTTCTTTCAAATGCTCGACAAAATAATCGTCATGGGTGCCGCAGATGCTCACATTGAGCGAACTCTCCAAGGAGTACTCAAAATCTTCAGGCTCTGCATAGCAAGGAATAAAGGTTACATTGAGGCCGATGGCGTTAAGAAGCCTTTGAAGCTCCAACTCATCCTGCCGGCTCATCGAACCGACATTCAGCACGTTTACATTGCGGCTGATGCGATACTGCTCCTTGATTTTCTCAATATCCGGCTCGGCAATATACTCCCGCCTGTCGGGCTTTTTTACATATTTTTTCAGGATACCGTGATATACTGCGTCATATGCCGTCGCCATCACCTTTGTCTTAAAACCTTCACAGTGGATGGGCACAATGCTGGCAGCAGTCTGTGCATCCAGGTCGGCAAGGATGCTGTCGATGTCGTCGCCGATCAAAGCCGGAACGCATCCGTTTGCCACGATGATGGTCTCCGGCCGGAACTCACGGTCGGCAAAGAGGACGGCTTCCCGAAGCTTGCGCTCTCCGCCGGTTATGACATCGGCCTCATCAAGGTTGGTTGAGAGCCATATAACACCCTCAGCCAAAGGATCGCGCAAACGCTTGAGGGTTTGATTTACTCCTACATTGTTGATACTGCAAGCGCCGCATCCTATCGGTGCATGCATGATAATCACTGCGTTTCTCAGCGTATTCAATATTGCCAGGCTTAAGGTGAACTGGCAGCCCTGTGTCTGGGTAAACCTCCTGTCGGCTAGATTCAGGCAGCCTTTTCCCGAAAAGCATCCTTCCTTTATACGGTTTTTTATATCCGCGCAGGTACCGCCAAAGGCGATATTTGCTTTCAGCCTGTCTTCACGCGCGGGCGCTGATTTAGCGTTCAAATAATTCATTCTATAACCTCCTATCTTCCTGCCACGAGGATACTGAGCAAATCTTCCACCATGCTTAATGCGCCGTTTATACCGGCATATGCTCTGTTGAGCACCACACGGTTTGTTACCGGATAGGAAACCGTTAGAAGAGGGAATCCGAACTCTGCCGCAAGATCACGCTCATACACGCTGCCGACAATCACGGTGGGATTCAGTGCATTGTAGTAACGTTCATTGCGGTTCCAAGGCCATATTTCGGAAATGTACTTTTTCACCGATGAAGTATCGGTATCAAACCTCACGGAAGGCGACAGCCCGGACTCATAATTTTCAAAGCGCCGCGCAAGGGACTGCTTCTGGGCTTCATCCAAACAGTCCGTTATCACGGCAAGCTCCGGAAGCCATCCGAGCTCATCAGCCAGAAAACGGGTAACCGCCGGTGCGTAATTGGAATCGCCCACCACCATCACATAGCGCTGCAGGCCTATGTCGTTGTATGAATCGGCGAGCCGTTCCAGATAGTCGTAATAAACTCTTCTCTCCTCCTCAATAACGGCGTCGGTCAGAGATACGTCGATGTTCAGCGCCTTGGATACCTCATGCAGGAATTCTGCAGTTGCATCGGCGCCGATAGGAAAAACGGTATTTATATAAGGAATGCCGTGCACGGTCTCGAATTTTTTTGCGGCTTCAATGCCGTACACATCAGAAACAACAATATTCAGTGAAGCCTTTGCTGAGTTCCTGATATCTTCAAGAGTCTCCCCTTCTCCAAAAAATGTATTGACTTGAAGACCTAATTTTTTGAGCAGCCTCTTGATTTCCTTTAGGTTCCCTTTCCAGAAAACGTCCTGTGCCGGCACAATTCCGAGTACATTTACCATACCCGGTGTTTTTTCCGGTTCCCTCTTTATATATTTCCGGATCAGTGCATCAAAAACCAACTCATATCCGGTGTACGAGTTGCCCCGAAAGCTCGGTGTATGCACAGCTATAACCGGATATTCGCTATCTTTAAATTCGGATACTACTGCATCCAGGTCGTCGCCTATCATTTCAACCATACAGCCGGTCAACACCAGAAAGAGATCTCCGTCCATAATTTCAAGAGTGCTCCCTATCTGCTCCCGAAGCCTGGCCTCTCCTCCAAATACGATATCTCTTTCCGCAACATTGCTGCTGGGCAAAGAAAGCCCACCGCAGTAGCCACCACCCAAATATCCGGCACCGGGATTGATGGCGTTTTGCAGATTGTGTCCGCAGCCGGCTGAAGCGTGAATGATAGGTATGGTGCGCGGTATGGCCCGTAACGTGGCAAGAGCTCCCCCAAGGGCGCAAGTATACCGTGGTCTGTCAACAAATTTACTCATGTTCATCTCCTCCATCTATGTTCAACTTTATGTAAAGATGTCTGTTATTCGATTGATTAAGGCTGTTTTTGCAGAATCTGCGCCATATGTTGCAGGACAACCTGATCGAGACCTCCCGGGGAGTATAATTTTTTGACTTAATCAAATATGAGCGCAGATATGGGATACTTTAATAAGAAAGGCGGCTTTGCCCAAAAGTATTTCCTTCGCAAACCTCTTTTGAACTTCTCTTTTTAATCATTAAAGTGTCTTTTTGACATTTGCAGCATAAGTCCTGGGTTAAAGTACAATAAATTGAATCTCGTCTGGAGCTTGCAGGTTTGTATATTTCATGATCCAAGCCATATAATCATCTTTCAGGACTATCGAACAAAGGAGTGGAAAGGTAACGCTCTCCGGTATCGGGAAGCAGTACCACTACGATTTTTCCTTCAAATTCCGGACGCTTGGCTATCTGGGTTCCCGCAAAAGCTGCAGCCCCGGAAGAAATTCCGACAAGCAGTCCCTCGGTCCTGGATAGCACCTGTGCCGTTTCATACGCTTCCTCTGTTCTTACCTTGTAGATTTCATCTATAATGTCGGTATTGAGGACGGAGGGAATAAATCCCGCGCCAATGCCCTGGATTTTATGCGGTCCCGGCGCTGAACCGGAAAGGACAGCAGAATCGTAAGGTTCTACTGCAATGATTTTGATATCAGGATTTTTTTCTTTGAGCACTTCCCCTACGCCGGTTATGGTGCCGCCGGTGCCGACACCCGCAACAAAGGCGGCTATCTCGCCGTTGGTGTCCCGCCAGATCTCTTCTGCAGTGGTTTCTCTGTGGATTTGAGGGTTTGCAGG encodes the following:
- a CDS encoding ABC transporter substrate-binding protein; translation: MKISKKSIRILSSILALLMLAFIISACSSQKTPSNTPESTKEQAGATESLATSSTSGQQKADPDQDFVLKIGWGGSLCEAPLHMAVEKGFFEQEGLKVELIKLASGTTFDAVTAGQIDAGFSLLASMIQPLSNGLPVKITTGLHTGCDKVLVKKDSGIKSPKDFIGKKVGVSSYTASPYIYAKRVLADNGVNVTVKNPEVEFVVYSSADLPLALENGAVDAIAMNDPSATIAARENDLEVIFDSALDEPYKDQYCCSAFVRENIAREHPEIAAKYTRAMQKASAWVQENKDEVAHIQVENKWVAGDAKVNAEVLKTFNYIPSYSKAYEIFGIVAPQLQKVGMLDSDVDVKALQENSFILLDNIPYE
- a CDS encoding ABC transporter ATP-binding protein: MVEHATGHIRAENLRKEFIRPDGETVVALNNVNVEIKAGEFVSLIGPSGCGKSTFLRLLAGLIAPDEGSFFIDGVPITGAGYERGLVFQDPTLFPWLTVYDNIAFGLKIRNIYHEKKKEVHDFIRLVGLEGFEKAYPHQLSGGMAQRAALARALVNHPKVLLLDEPFGALDAFTRMNMQDELIKIWQERGTTTVMVTHDVDEAIYLSDRIFVMSPRPARIESIITVGIGRPRARDLPDFLQLRARILKILDYAGKHEEIQYYL
- a CDS encoding ABC transporter permease, whose protein sequence is MQNVDRIYEITEQSNKPVEHSDKHMERRSQAAFDFRTLVPSISAVCALLAHLLIPNSPKYTLKPFPYFTIVLTAILAVTLGIAVLSLRVKKVREKYAHKAWFIAAFLLLLNLLNIATLKLMLLQPIYFPSPDRILKVFVDDGLFMLKCLGYSLRLLATGYAIGALAGMTTGILVGWSKKWSYWVNPLIKIIGPIPSTAWVPIALVTFPTSFAASAFLISLAVWFPTTVLTSSGISNVKNSYFEVSSTLGAKVRHKIFKVALPAAMPSIFIGIFNGTSASFITLMTAEMMGVKFGIGWYINWQKDMLSYPNVYAGLIVIALTFSLIVTLLFKVRDRVLGWQKGVIKW
- a CDS encoding nitrogenase component 1; its protein translation is MNYLNAKSAPAREDRLKANIAFGGTCADIKNRIKEGCFSGKGCLNLADRRFTQTQGCQFTLSLAILNTLRNAVIIMHAPIGCGACSINNVGVNQTLKRLRDPLAEGVIWLSTNLDEADVITGGERKLREAVLFADREFRPETIIVANGCVPALIGDDIDSILADLDAQTAASIVPIHCEGFKTKVMATAYDAVYHGILKKYVKKPDRREYIAEPDIEKIKEQYRISRNVNVLNVGSMSRQDELELQRLLNAIGLNVTFIPCYAEPEDFEYSLESSLNVSICGTHDDYFVEHLKEKYNIPFLVDTIPIGRKNTDRWILKIAEHFGFEEEARRLIELENKLLDESLEPFRRTLSGKSAFLAGGEVRIIATAEILQDLGMKVIGFKAHHFDQFIEPIFDALENIDDVLIDVATNQPFEQSNLLNRLKPDVLIAHVGGNNIAAKHGIPILPLFGPSYNYMGYSGVYEVARRLNMVVRNYQFNKKLSQYTRLPFKKEWYQKDPFTYIKNPDAV
- a CDS encoding nitrogenase component 1; protein product: MSKFVDRPRYTCALGGALATLRAIPRTIPIIHASAGCGHNLQNAINPGAGYLGGGYCGGLSLPSSNVAERDIVFGGEARLREQIGSTLEIMDGDLFLVLTGCMVEMIGDDLDAVVSEFKDSEYPVIAVHTPSFRGNSYTGYELVFDALIRKYIKREPEKTPGMVNVLGIVPAQDVFWKGNLKEIKRLLKKLGLQVNTFFGEGETLEDIRNSAKASLNIVVSDVYGIEAAKKFETVHGIPYINTVFPIGADATAEFLHEVSKALNIDVSLTDAVIEEERRVYYDYLERLADSYNDIGLQRYVMVVGDSNYAPAVTRFLADELGWLPELAVITDCLDEAQKQSLARRFENYESGLSPSVRFDTDTSSVKKYISEIWPWNRNERYYNALNPTVIVGSVYERDLAAEFGFPLLTVSYPVTNRVVLNRAYAGINGALSMVEDLLSILVAGR
- the cysK gene encoding cysteine synthase A; the protein is MAGILHKLTELIGNTPLLELTDYNREQGLRGRLVAKLEYFNPLGSVKDRIALAMINDAEKRGIINKDTVIIEPTSGNTGIGLAFVAASKGYRLILTMPDTMSIERRNLLKALNAELVLTPGKDGMKGAIRKAEELSAQIKNSFMPQQFNNPANPQIHRETTAEEIWRDTNGEIAAFVAGVGTGGTITGVGEVLKEKNPDIKIIAVEPYDSAVLSGSAPGPHKIQGIGAGFIPSVLNTDIIDEIYKVRTEEAYETAQVLSRTEGLLVGISSGAAAFAGTQIAKRPEFEGKIVVVLLPDTGERYLSTPLFDSPER